AAAAAGACCTAGGCGAAGCGCAGCAGCTACCAGCAACCACCGGGCCACACTGCCCTAATTACCCATTATTTCCCGATTTTCCGGCCCGGGCCTGCCCGGCGGCAGCACGCTTTTGCTCGGCCCGCTGCCTGCCGGCGCCGGGCCTGGGCCCAAGGCACCTAGGGCCCAGGCCCGGCAACCGGCAGCGCGGGCTTAGCCGGCCGATAAAAACGCCGTCAGCTGGCCGGTGTACGTGAGCGTGAGGCGGTGCATGGCGCGGGTGCAGGCCACGTACAGCATGCTCTTATCCACCTCGGTGCGGTAGTTTTGGGCCGACACGAACGGCACCACCACCTCGTCGAACTCCAGGCCCTTGGCCAGGTGCGCCGTGGTGATGACGACGCCCTCCTTGAACGCGGTCGACTCGTCCGTCAGCAAGTACACGCCCGGGCCTTGCAGCGCCTCGTGCACCTGCGTGGCCTGCCGCAGGGTTTTGCAAATGACCCCCAGGGAGTGGTTGCCGGAGCCGCGGAAGGCGGCCACCAGCGCCTGCACGGCCTGCAGCTCCTTGGCCGGGGAGGCGTAGCGCACCGCGGCAGGCTCGGGGCCGTGGCGCTCCAGGGGCATGATGTGCGGGTTGGGGCTGATGCGCTGCGCAAAGGCCGTGATTTCCACGGTAGAGCGGTAGCTGCGGTAGAGCTTCACCACATCGGCCTGCGGAAACACCCGCTCGATGGTTTCGGCCGACGACGCGCTGTAGGGGTTCACCGTCTGGCTTACGTCGCCCAGAATGGTTTTGCGGCAGTGGAACAGGCGCGAGAGCACCGCGTACTGCACCGGGGTGTAATCCTGCATTTCGTCCACCAGCAGGTGCTTCACGTGGTCGTAGCCCGCGAGGCCCTCCATGCGAATGCGCAGGTAAAGCAGCGGAAACACATCGGCGTACTCCAGGGGCCGCTGCGCATCGAGGCGGAGCAGCTCGGGCCGGCCCACCCAGCGGTAGAAGTCGCGGTAAAAATCGAGCACGTTCGCGTACCGGAACATGCGCGGAATGCCCTCCCCGATGGTGGCCTTTTCGCCGCCCGTCAGCTTGCGGTCCACTTTGTCGCGCACGTAGGCGCGCACGTCGTTGGCCACCTGCCCGAAGCGCCGGAGCAGCGGCACGCGGTGGTAGGCCTTAAACTTCTGCTGAATAAACGCGCCGGGCACCACGGTGCGGCCCACGCGCAGATCGGCCACGCTGAAGTAGTTGTTCTCGACGTGCAGCAGGTACTGGTTTAGCTGCGTCAGGAACTCGGCCGACGACTTAAACCGAATCCGCTCGATGAAGGCCGCGTCGTGCCGCTCGAGCAAGGCCGATACCTGCTCGAAAAACGTTTGAAACCGAAACTGCCCCTGGAGCAAATCGGCAGCCAGCTCCTCCATGCCCAGCTCCGGAATGTGCTCTTCGCCCAGCTCGGGCAGCACGTTCGAGATGTAGTCGGCAAACACCTTGTTGGGCGAAATAATCAGGATATCCTGCGCCCGAATGGTGTCGCGGAAGCGGTAGAGCAAGAAGGCAATGCGGTGCAGGGCAATGGAGGTTTTGCCCGAGCCGGCCACGCCCTGAATCACCATCACCGAGGCGTCTTCGTTGCGGATAACCGCGTTCTGGTCGCGCTGAATCGTGGCGACGATGTTCTTCATCTTGTCGTCCGACGACTTGGCCAGCTCGCGCTGCAGCACGTCGTCGTGGATGTTCACGTCGCTGTCGAGCATGAACTCCATGCGCCCGTCGCGGATGCGGTACTGCCGCTTCAGGTCGATGCGGCCCTGCACCGTCCCGTTCGGGGAGGCGTACGAGGCTTCGCCCAGCTCAAAGTCGTAGAACAGCGAGGAAATCGGCGCCCGCCAATCGTAAATCAGATTCTGGCGCTGCCCTTCGCCCGCAAACGCGTGCACCCCAATGTACACCGGCGTGGCGGGGCCGTTGGGCGTCGTAAAATCGATGCGGCCGAAGTACGGCGACTGCACCAGCTTGAGCAGGCGGCGCTTGCGGGCCACGGCGCCCTCGCCGGTGTAGGCCATGCGGTTGATGGATTGCTCGGCGGCCACCAGGTCGGCCTCGTCGAGGCCCGACTGGTGCTCGTGCAGGTACTGCTTCTGCTGGCGCAGCTCGCCCGAAAATTGCCGCACGGCGTCGTCGACGCGTTTTACGGCCAGCACCAGCTGCTCCTTTATTTCTTCGAGGTACTCCCGTTCTTCCTGTTCCGTGGCGTTAACTACCGGCGACTTCTCCATCATGCCGCAAAGGTCACCGCAAATTCCGGCTGGCCGAAACCCTAGGTCCATTTTCTTGCCGGCATCGGCGGGCAGCAGGGCAGCCAGGCGCTTTGCCGGCGGCGCGGGCACGCGCTTACGCGCCTAGGTCATCGGGCCCGAGGCGCCCGGTGGCACCTAGGGCCACGGGGCAGTCGGGCTACTGCGCGGCCTTGGCGGCCAGGTGCCGGTCGACGATGTCGGCCACGGCGGCAAAGGGCTCGTCGGGGCGCAAGGCTTCCAGGTCGGCGGCTATTTCCTGAAACGTGGTGCGCACGCTTTGGTCCGTCAGGCCGGGCTGGGTACGCCCCCGCGCCAGCAACGGCCGCGCAATGCGGCCCGACCACAGCCGGATATCGGGCGCCCAGGCCCCGATGCGCACGCCCGCGTACAGCAACTCGGCCTGCAAGCGGCTGCAACCCCCGGCCTGGCAGGCGAAGTAAAACATCCGGTCGGCCTCGCGCCGGTTCACGCGCGCGTCGGCGCAGGCCACATCGTGCACGATGGAGGCGCGCCGGTACTCCCCGGTGTACGGCGAGCCAATGGTAGACCAAAGCGGCGCCGGAATGCTGGCACCGTCGATAACGGAGCCGGCCGGCGCCACCCACGTGCGCCCGTCGGGGTCGGTGTACCAAAAGTCTTCCAGCAGAAGCATGCGGCGGTCGGCCCCGGCTTCGGGGAGCCACTCGGTGCGCGGGTTTCCGGAAAAGCGTCCGTACATAGCGGTGGTGGATGGGTGTAGTGTCAGGACTGAAACGCTTGCCGGATGGCGCGGCGGCACCTCACAGGGCGGCTGCCGGGCTTGGCGCAGCGCCTGCCCCGCCCCGGTCCCCAGGCGCTACCACGTCAGGGGGCTTTCGGGCGGGGGCAGCTGCATGTCGGCGTCGGGCGATACATCGGCCACGCCCGGCAGCCGCCGCACCTGCTGGGCCACGTCGTCGGTGCCGGTGCCGATGATGCAGTTTATCTGATCGAGAATTTGCCGAATGGCAAAGCCGTGGCTTTTCAGCTGCTCGGCCAGGGCCGGCAAGGGCGTGCGCCCGTCCACGGTTACAATCCACTGTCGGTTTGCTGGCATAGCGAGGTTGGCATTTGGCTGAACCCATGCGTAAGCTACCACCCGTTGGGGCCCGAAAAAAGCAGTACAGGATCAGGCACCCGAGGTACCTGATCCTGCCCGGAGCCCGGGGGCAGCGCACCCGGCAGAGTACGGCGCCCGCCCCCGGGCTCCTACCCGGTGAACTTCACCTAGGGTGCCTGCACCAGCCCGGCCCCCACCCGCGTTACCGGGAACGGAAGGCGCCGCGCGGCGGCCTGCAGCCGCCGCCACAGCGTAAGGCCACGCATGTTGGGCGAGGTTTCGGCCCATAGCGCCGCGCAGCCGGCCACGTGGGGCGTGGCCATGCTGGTGCCGCTGATGGTGCGGTAGCGCACAGGCCGGGGCCACGACGAAAACACATCCCTACCCGGCGCGGCAATCTCAATCTTGCCGGAGTTGGAGAACGAGGAAGGGCTCAGGCTCGGATCGAGCGACGCCACCGACATGATGGTGGGCGAGTTGGCGGGAGCACCGGTGGGGCCGGCCTCGTTGCCGGCGGCGGCAATTATTAGGCAGCCGTTGTTGAGGGCGGCCTGGCCGGCGGCCGTGTAGGCCGGCTGCACGCCAATGGGCGCCCCCAACGACATCGAAATGACGGCGCACCGGTTGGCAATGGCCCAGTTCATGCCGGCCAGCACGCTGGCCATGGTACCCGAGCCGGAGTTGGTGAGCACCTTGCCGGAGTAAATGGAGGAGCGGAAGCCAATGCCGTAGCGGGGCGTGGTGCCCACGGGCGCTTTGGGCCCGCAAGCCGTACCGGTGCAGTGCGTGCCGTGGCCGTGCAAATCCTGCACGGGCTGGCCCACAAAGGTTTGCCCGATAACGGGCCGCCCCGCAAAATCGGGGTGCCCCAGGTCGAAACCCGTATCGAGCACCGCCACCCGAATGCCCAGGCCGCTGCGCATGCTTGGGGGTACGCGGCAGGCGTTCAGGCCCCAGGTGGCGCCCAACACCTGCACGTCCTGGTCAATCTCGAGGTGGGCGTGGCCGTGGTGGCCGTTGCGCAGCTCTTTGGCCAGAATTTCGGTAGCCTGCAGAAAGCCCCGCAAAAAGTCGCTGTTGCCGTTGCCCGATTCGGCGGTTTCCAGGGCCGGGTCCATAAACTGCACGGGGTACTGCACCGCAAACTGGAAGAACTCCGGGTTTACCGACTCCACCGGGTCGTCGGCGCGGGCCTCAAACTGCGCGTTCATGCTGCGCTCCTGCGCCGCCTCGCCGCCCACCAAGGCCACGTTGATTTCCGGAAACACTATCGCATCGGCATCGCCCACGCTTTCGAGGGTAGCGGCCTGCCCCTCAAAGTCGCGCGCATCGGCCACGCGCATGCCTTGCGTGGTGCCCAAGGAGCGCAGGCCCTCTTCGCCGGCTCCCTCCTTAAATGTCACCAGAAAACGCCCGGTTTCCAGGCTGTCGTCGCCGCGCTCCATAGCCGCCAGCAGCAGCTCTTCGATGGAAGAAGACGCACGATTAGCAGAGGATCCTTCGGCGGATCCGTTTCGATTTTTAGCCATACCACAACAGAAAAGAACCCTTTCGAACCACTCGCTACTGCCCGCCCCGAGCGCGGTAAGCCGTGTACCGCCCCCCTTACCCGGCCTGCACCCGTTGCGCGGCCGTTCCTAGGCGTAAACCTCTGCTCTGTAATGGGTTGAACCTGCAGCGCCCCGCATACGGAGGCACTGGCAGCCGCTGTTTCCGCAGCAATCTGCAGCTAGCACGCGAAAAACCGGGTCGGCTGCCTGCTGCCAAATTGCAGCCAAGCCCTGGGCCTATGCATCCGTGTTATCACTGAATTGCGAAGGGCGGCCCCTAGGTGGCGTTGGCGGTTTCTACCGATTGTACCCAGCCCTCCATCACGGCCTGCACCGCCAGGCCCACAATGGTTTTGGTGCCGGCCTTTTGCAGCAGGGCCCGCCGGTGGCTTTCCACGGTGCGCACGCTCAGGCACAGGCGGTCGGCAATTTCCTGGTTGCTGCGGTCGGCCACTACCAAGCGCAGCACCTCCAGCTCGCGCCGGCTGAACGGGCTCAGCGGCGCGGGCGCGGGCAGGGCCGCGTGTTTCGGGAGCGAAGTGGCCAGCCAGCTGCTTAGCGCAGCAATAACGACTTCGGCCACGGCCTGCCCCGATACTTGGTAATAGTCGGCGCCCGGCGGCGCCTGCGTACCGGTTTTGGCGCCCTCGTGGGCCGTAAGCAGGATTAGCCGCGTACGGCGGCACTGGTAGCGCAGCGAGGCCAGCAGCCGGGCGGGGCTGGTGTCGAGGTACGATTCCTCGGCCAGAATGGCGGCGTAGTATTGCCGGGCCAGCAGCTCGCGCAGCGAGCCGGCGCTGGCGGCCAGGGTAATGGCCGTGTTGGGCCAGGCCCGGTGAATGGTGTCGATTAGCTGCTGGCGGTACGCGCCCGGGTGCACGGCCACGAGCACATCGTAACTGGGCGAAGACATAATAAGTGCTGGGGGAAATAGCGGACAATGGGCATAGGCATCGGCAGATAGGTTGTGCAATAGGGATAGGTATGCAGTGCTTGGCTTGGCTACTGCGGCGCGATAGGGTTAATTTATAGACATTATTATATATAAACTAGACATTGTTCCATTATTTCCGCCTACTGCGTTGGGGTTGCCTGGGATTTTCAGCAGCCCGGCCAATAGCTGGCCTCAGCGCTGAGCCCTGCCGCAATTGGCCTGCCCGTGGCCTAAACCGCCCGCCCACCTAGGGCCGCTGCCCCACCAGCAGTTTGGTGGCCGTGCGGCCGCGCTTGGCGTGGTGGGCCCGCACCCAGTACGTGCCGGCAGGCAAACTGCCCAACTCCAGCGTGGCCGCCCCGCGGGCGGCCGGCAGCGCCAAGCGGGTGCGGCCCTGCGCATCCACCACTTCGAGGTGGTACGTGCCGGTATCGGCAAGCACTATGGTGGTTTGCCCGGCGGCCGGGTTGGGGTACACGCTGGCTATGAGGCTTTCGGTGGCCGGTGCCTGCGGGCCCGGCCCCGGCCTGCCACCTAGGCGGTAGGTAGTGCAGCTATCGAGCACGGCCTCGTAAAAGGGCCGCAGCGTTTTTGCCTCGAAGCGCAGCCGCGTGGGTTCGCCTTTCGGGTTTCGGGCACTTACCAACTGGCCAAATGCCCCGCTCCTTACTGCCCGCGCCAACGGCGCCAGCTGTTCGTAGTCGCTGATGAGGCCGGTTACCTTGTTGGCTTTTATGCGCGCGGCGTGCACCCAGTACGCGCCGCCGGGCCGGGCTTGCACCAGGTAGAACAGGCGCTTGTAACGGTAGGCCCAGCCGTGCAGCAGGGTATCGCCGCTGGCGGCGCTGGTAATCAGGTTGAGTTGGGTGGCGGGCTCGTAGCGCACGCGCAGGCGCAGCGTATCGCGGGGGCCCACGAGCACCACGGCGGGCCCGCCTAGCAGCTGCTCCAGGCTCAGGCGTTGGCGGGGCGGCACGTGGCCAAACGGCACCGGCTCAAAGGCAATACCTGGGTCGCAGGCCGTGGCGGCGGCCAGCACGGCAGCGGCAGCAAAAGCAAGCGTCGTTTTCATGGGCGGGTGTAGCAGCAACGGTGGCTGTCTGTTTATCAGCCACTTTGCCCCTAGGTAACCCTTGCTGCTTTTGGTATTCGGAGGGCCGCGCCAGCCCTTAATCCGATTGCGTATCGGGCAGTGATTTGGCCGTCGATTTCGTGCCGTCTTTTTTCTTGCCGCCTTTTTTGTGCTTGCTCAGCTCGGCGGTGTATTCGATGATTTTGCCGGCAATATCGAGGCCGGTGGCTTTCTCGATGCCCTCGAGCCCCGGCGACGAGTTTACCTCCAGCACCAGCGGGCCGCGCTTGCTCTGCAGCATATCCACGCCGGCAATGCCCAGGCCCAGGGCTTTGGTGGCCAGCAGGGCAGCGGCTTTTTCGGCGCGCGTCAGCTTCACGAGCTTGCCCGTGCCGCCGCGGTGCAGGTTCGAGCGAAACTCGCCCTCTTTGCCCTGCCGCTTCATGGCGCCGACCACCTCGCCGTTCACCACAAAGGCGCGCAGGTCGGCGCCTTTGCTTTCGGCAATAAACTCCTGCACGATAATGCGGGCCTTGAGGTTGTGGAAGGCCTCGATTACCGACTGCGCGGCCTTTTCGGTTTCGGCCAGCACCACGCCCAGGCCCTGCGTGCCCTCCAGCAGCTTGATGATAACGGGCGCGCCGCCCACCTGCTGAATCATTTCCAGCACCTCGTCGGAGTAGTTGGTGAAGGCGGTTTTGGGCATGCCCACGCCGGCGCGGGCCAAAATCTGCATGGAGCGCAGCTTGTCGCGCGAGCGTACAATGGCCTGGCTTTCGACGGCGGTGCGCACTTTCATCATCTCGAACTGCCGCACCACGGCCGTGCCGTAGAAGGTAACCGAGGCGCCGATGCGCGGAATCACGGCATCGAAGCCTTCGAGCTTGCGGCCCTCGTACACAATGCTGGGGGCACCTTTTTCCAGCACCAGGTTGCACTGCAAATGGTCGATGACTTCGACTTCGTGGCCGCGCAGCTCGGCCGCTTCCACCAGGCGCTTCGTGGAGTACAGTTTGGGCTCACGCGAGAGAATCGCCAGTTTCATATGGTAAACGAGGGTATAGCTGAGGAAGAAAACAAGTGGGCCGCTACCCACTAATTGGGCATGCGCAGGTGCTGGCTTTTGTACGACAAGTTGCGCCTCGACACATCCACCATCAACCGGGCCCGGCGCAACAACAACCGCCCGATAAGTACGGGGTACTTCATATCGGAGCGGTCGGAAAGCGAAAATTCCGTCTCGAAATCTTCGCCGAACAAGCGAATTACGGCCCTAATTACGTAACGCTCCTGCACTTCGCCGTTGGAGGAGCGAATATCGCGCAGCGAAAACTCCTCGAACTGCAGCGGCATGCCGTGGAAAGCGGGGTGGGCGTCGTCGAGCAGCAGCACGCGCAGCAGCGGCCGCCCATCGGGCAGCGTATCCACGTGGATGTTGGAGCAATGGATGGCGCCCGTAAACGCGCCGGTGTCCACCTTGGCCTCTACCCCGCGCAGCTGAAACTGCGGAAAGTCGACAAGCTCGCGGCGGCCTACGATGCGTTTCGGGGGTCGTCGGGGGTGGGCCTTTTTCACGGGGGCAAAATACGGGCGCGGCTGCTAGTAGGTAGGCAGGTAAGGCGTTTTTTATTTGAGGGGCGCGCCCTAGGTGCGCTTAGCCCACGTAGCTGATGCGGTACACGCAGTCGTTCTGGTCGTCGGATACGAGCAGCGCGCCATCGGGCATAACCAGCAGCGCCACGGGGCGGCCCCAGCTTCGCTGCCCCTGCAGCCAGCCCGAGGCAAAGGTTTCGTAGCTGGTGGCTTGCCGGCCGCTGGCATCGAGGCGCACCAGGGTAATGCGGTAGCCAATTTTGTTGGAGCGGTTCCAAGAGCCGTGCTCCGGAATAAAAATCTGGTTGCGGTACGCCGCCGGAAACATGCGCCCGGTGTAAAACTTCATGCCCAGCGGCGCTACGTGCGGGCCCAGCTTGCGGGCCGGCGGCACGTAGGTGCTCGGGCTTTTGCCCCGGCCGAACTGCGGATCGAGAATGTCGCCCTGGTGCACGAAGGGAAAGCCGAAGTGCAGGCCCGGGGCGGCCAGGCGGTTCAGCTCGCAGGCGGGCTTGTCGTCGCCGAGCATATCGCGGCCGTTGTCGGTAAACCACAAAGCGTTGTCCACGGGGCTCCAGTCGAAGCCCACCGAGTTGCGCACGCCGTACGCCACGGTTTCGAGGCCCGAGCCGTCGGGGTTCAGGCGGTTGATGGTAGCAAAAATGCGCTGCTCGGGCAGGCACACGTTGCAGGGCGCGCCCACGGGGATGTAGAGCTTGCCATCGGGCCCGAAGTTGATGTACTTCCAGCCGTGGTGCTCCCGGTTAGGCAGCTGGTCGAACACCACCGCCGGTTTGGGATTTTGCTTCAGGCGGGCGGCAATGTTGTCGTAGCGCAAAATGCGACTGATTTCGGCCACGTACAGGGCGCCGTTGCGCACGGCCACGCCGTTGGGCTCGTTCAGGCCAGCAGCCACGGTAATCACCTCGTCGGCGCGGCCGTCGCGGTTGCGGTCGGGCAAGGCGTACACTTTGGTGCCGCGGGTGCCCACGTACACGGTGCCGTCGGCACCTAGGGCCAGCGAGCGGGCCCCGCCCACGTTTTGGGCAAAGTAGCTGATGCGGAAGCCCGCCGGCAACCTGATGTTACTGAGGTTATCGGGCGCAGCGGTGGGGCTTGCGCCGGCCAGGGGCAACAGCAAAAGCAAGGGCAGCAGTCGGCGGATCATACCCTTACCAACTGCTGCCCCCGCCCAAAGGTTGCGCCCACCCAGGGCCTATAGGCGACCCGCCTGCCGCTCGCGCAGCAGCCGTTCGTACTCGCGCTCCGACCAGCTCTCCTGCCCGAAGCGGCCGTAAGTAGCCAGTCCCTGAATGCCGAGGCCAATACCCCAGAACACGGTGGGCCAGATGGGCCACGGAACGCCGTAGTCGCCGGTTTGGCGGCTGGTAACGGCCCAAACCGTCCAGAGCAAGGCATTCACGAGTAGGTAGGTAAGTGCGTGCGATTTGAACTTGGCACGCGCCTGGGCCATACGCCAGATTTGGGGGTCGCGGTCGGGGGTAGCCATAGCAGTGTTTGGTGTCGGTCAGAAGAATTAGAATACCCGAATGTACTGTGGGCAAGGGCCCTAGGTCAATTTTTTCTGTGCCGAACGGCAACCATTTGGGGCCGAACCGTCTAAAAAGACCGACGAACTGTAGCCGGGCCGCCGCTGCTTCTCGTTTTCTCACCATCCCCTATTTCGTTGCAGCATGTCTCTCCCCCACTCTGCTTCCCGCGAATTCGGCCGCATCCTGCTCGCGCACGGCGACATTACCAAGCTCGACACCGATGCCATCGTCAACGCCGCCAACTCCTCGCTCCTGGGGGGCGGCGGAGTCGATGGGGCCATCCACCGGGCCGGCGGCGCCCAAATCCTCGACGAGTGCCGCTCCATCCGGGCGCGCAGCGGCAACCTGGCCACCGGCAAAGCCGTGATTACCAGCGGCGGCAAGCTGCACGCGCGCCACGTTATTCATACGGTGGGCCCGGTGTGGCAGGGCGGCGGGCAAGAGGAGCCCCAGCTGCTGGCCAACTGCTACAACAGCTCGTTGCAGCTGGCCGCCGAGCACCGGCTGCGCAGCATCGCGTTTCCGGGCATCAGCACGGGCATCTACGGCTACCCCAAAGCCGAGGCCGCGCGCATAGCCGTGCAAACCGTGCGCGACTACCTGCTGCACCACGAGCTACCCGAAATAGTGGTGTTCGTGCTGTTCGATGAAGAAAACCTGCACCTCTACGAACGCGAGCTGACGGCCTTATCGGAAGTCTAGCCCTAGGTCCAGCGCAGCTCCTCGGGGTGGCGGCGCAGGTAAGCGGCCACGTCGTAGATGAGGCCGGCGTGGCCGGTTTCCAGTATCACGGTATGGGCGTTGCGGAGCGAGCTGATAAACTCGCGCAGCCCGGCGTGGGGTATCACGCGGTCGTAGCGGCCCAGGAAAAACGTAACCGGCGTGGGCCGGCGGTTGAGCACCTGCGCCAGCCGCGGCGTATCGAACACCAGGTGCCGGAAACCCGTCCAGCTGCGGTACACGCGCAGGCGCTTTTCGCGGCTGTCGAGCTGCCACTGGGCAAAGCGCACGAGCCCGTTGTCCACGATGCGCCGCTGACCTAGGGTTTCAATCAGGTTGAGCAGGCGTTGCGGGCGCAGCACGGCCCGGCCCAGCACGCCGCGCATCCAGGGCGGGTACGTGGCCAGCGAGTACCAGAACTGCGTTTTAATGCCGTCGGGCGCAATCAGCCACAGGTGCGCTACGCGGTCGGCAAAGTGCTCTACCATCGTCAGGGCAAACTTGGCCCCCATGCTAAAGGCCAGCAGCCCAAACTGCTCTATGCCTTGCTCCTGCAAAAACTGACCTAGGAGCTCGGCCAGGCGCTGCTTCCGGATAGGCGAATCGGCCTTGGCCAGGCGGCTGCGGCCGTGGTAAAACAAGTCGAAGGAGTAGATGGTAACCCGCTCGCCCAGCAGCGCGGCCACGCTGCGCCAGTGGCTTTCGTTTTGCCCGTACCCATGAAAAGCCAGCACCGCCAACGGCCCGCGGCCATATACCTGGTAATGCAGCTTGGTTTGGCCCGATTCGACGAACATTTTTTAAGGTGACAGGTGACAGGTGACAGGTGACAGGTGACAGGTGACAGGTGACAGGTGACAGGTGACAGAGTGTACTCCTATTGCCGACTACCGGTTTTTGTTTGCTGCCTCCCTCAACGTGTTACCTGTCACCTGTCACTTGTCACCCAAAAACCTTACAGCTTCGCCACGCCGCCCGATACCACGAACTTCATTACCTGGGCGCTGGGCAAATCGAGGTGCACCACGTTTTCGCGGGGCACCAGCAGCAACTCGCCCGAAAAATTATAGGAGTCGGGGAAGTACACAGCTATCAGGTCTTCGCGGTGAATGGCCACCATCGACTCCTGCGTAACGAAGCCCAGCTTAAAGCACTCGGTGCCGGCAAACACCTTTACCAGCACCGGCTGGCTGAACTTCTGCTCCTCGCCCAGCAAGGCATCAAACACATCCTTGATGCTGGAATACAGAATGTTGATAACAGGGAGCCGGTTCAGGATACGCTCGCCCAGCACGATAAACGGCCGCACCTGCGTGCCCACGTAGCCCACCAGCGTCAGCAGCACGGCAATCAGCAGCAGGCCCAGGCCCGGCGGGTACCCCTCGATGGTGAACAGGTTGTTCAGCCACTGCAAAAAGGCCAGCAGGATGTAAACCGTGAGGGTAACGGGCGCCAGAATGAGCAGCCCGCGCAAAAAGTAGCCTATGATTTTTTTCATCGGGGCGAAAAACAAAGCGCCTGGCAAAAAGCCAGGCGCAAACTACTAAAAGCCGCAGGTTTAAGAATAAGCTATTAGGCCACCGCCTCGCCCACCTCGGCAATGCGGTCGGCTACGCGCTGCATCAGCCACATGGGCGTGCTGGTGGCGCCGCAAATGCCCACCGAGGCGGCACCCTCAAACCATTCGTCTTGCAGCTCCTGCTCGTTTTCCACGAAGTAGCTGCGCGGGTTTTCCTGG
The sequence above is drawn from the Hymenobacter sp. YIM 151858-1 genome and encodes:
- a CDS encoding O-acetyl-ADP-ribose deacetylase; the protein is MSLPHSASREFGRILLAHGDITKLDTDAIVNAANSSLLGGGGVDGAIHRAGGAQILDECRSIRARSGNLATGKAVITSGGKLHARHVIHTVGPVWQGGGQEEPQLLANCYNSSLQLAAEHRLRSIAFPGISTGIYGYPKAEAARIAVQTVRDYLLHHELPEIVVFVLFDEENLHLYERELTALSEV
- a CDS encoding alpha/beta fold hydrolase, which encodes MFVESGQTKLHYQVYGRGPLAVLAFHGYGQNESHWRSVAALLGERVTIYSFDLFYHGRSRLAKADSPIRKQRLAELLGQFLQEQGIEQFGLLAFSMGAKFALTMVEHFADRVAHLWLIAPDGIKTQFWYSLATYPPWMRGVLGRAVLRPQRLLNLIETLGQRRIVDNGLVRFAQWQLDSREKRLRVYRSWTGFRHLVFDTPRLAQVLNRRPTPVTFFLGRYDRVIPHAGLREFISSLRNAHTVILETGHAGLIYDVAAYLRRHPEELRWT
- a CDS encoding DUF502 domain-containing protein produces the protein MKKIIGYFLRGLLILAPVTLTVYILLAFLQWLNNLFTIEGYPPGLGLLLIAVLLTLVGYVGTQVRPFIVLGERILNRLPVINILYSSIKDVFDALLGEEQKFSQPVLVKVFAGTECFKLGFVTQESMVAIHREDLIAVYFPDSYNFSGELLLVPRENVVHLDLPSAQVMKFVVSGGVAKL